One Methanofastidiosum sp. DNA segment encodes these proteins:
- a CDS encoding flavodoxin family protein — protein sequence MFLKKKILAISGSPRKNGNTDYLLDCFLRSANARKIDLNILYLRDLDINPCNGCEKCRKDGICTNFSDDMQSIYPLIFDSVGLIIGSPTHNYNVPALVKTFIDRLYCFYDFTDDRPRRYSSKLANQSRQAIIFGIG from the coding sequence ATGTTCTTAAAAAAGAAAATCCTGGCAATAAGTGGTAGCCCAAGAAAGAATGGGAACACAGACTATCTTTTAGATTGTTTTTTAAGATCTGCTAATGCTAGAAAAATTGATCTTAATATCTTATACTTGAGAGATTTAGATATAAATCCATGCAATGGATGTGAAAAGTGTAGAAAAGATGGGATATGTACAAATTTTTCTGATGATATGCAGAGTATATATCCCTTAATTTTTGATTCTGTGGGTTTGATAATTGGCTCTCCGACTCACAACTACAATGTTCCTGCATTGGTAAAAACATTCATAGATAGACTGTACTGCTTCTATGACTTTACGGATGACAGACCTAGACGGTATTCGAGTAAATTAGCCAATCAAAGTAGACAGGCGATTATATTCGGAATTGG
- a CDS encoding MBL fold metallo-hydrolase codes for MENYFNIIQVGVTNCYLLKSDRCNILIDTGYKGKAKIILDFLEKYEISPDSIKLIILTHAHYDHIGNASELKKITGAKILLHKKDFSLLDSGVTDSQSTKPLNLWGKLLLSKVSSIDTKFNQIKPDIIIDSEFDLKKYGFNGRIINTPGHSKGSISVILDSGDAFIGDLAMNGLPLRVGAGEPIFGEDIDEIYQSWQKLVENKVKKLYPSHGDSFDIKIIKKILSRKGHF; via the coding sequence GTGGAAAATTATTTTAATATTATCCAAGTTGGGGTAACAAATTGCTATCTTTTGAAATCTGACCGGTGTAATATCCTAATTGATACAGGTTACAAAGGCAAAGCAAAGATAATCTTAGATTTCCTTGAAAAATACGAAATTTCTCCTGATAGTATCAAACTTATTATATTGACCCATGCCCATTATGATCATATTGGAAATGCTTCCGAGTTGAAAAAAATAACTGGGGCCAAGATACTTCTTCATAAAAAAGATTTCTCCTTACTGGATTCTGGAGTAACAGATTCACAAAGTACAAAACCCCTTAACTTATGGGGTAAACTTCTCTTGAGCAAAGTTTCATCAATCGACACTAAATTCAATCAAATAAAACCTGATATAATAATTGATTCTGAATTTGATCTTAAAAAATATGGATTTAATGGAAGAATAATAAATACTCCGGGGCACTCTAAAGGATCAATTTCTGTCATCTTAGATTCCGGCGATGCGTTTATAGGCGATCTTGCAATGAATGGACTTCCACTTCGGGTAGGCGCTGGAGAACCAATATTTGGTGAGGATATAGATGAAATTTATCAGAGCTGGCAGAAATTAGTCGAAAATAAGGTCAAGAAATTATACCCCTCACACGGGGATAGTTTCGACATCAAAATAATAAAAAAAATACTTTCAAGAAAAGGTCACTTCTAG
- a CDS encoding DUF1624 domain-containing protein: MEMSSKRFWEIDVFRGIAIVMMVIYHLSYDLYFLGNFQIKINSLSWVLFQRTTASLFLLLVGISLTISHFKSKEKYSEKDLFFRNLKRGAKIFFWGAIITLFTFVFVNNGVILFGILHLIGISIIISYPLLEYRYKNLVLGVLVILLGTYLSNFTFDTAYLLWLGFEPRSFFSFDYFPILPWYGVVLIGIFLGNSVYPNSQRRFEIPDFSSNLLSTALSFLGRHSLKIYLIHQPVIILLLYLWGFAKLSFIGI; encoded by the coding sequence ATGGAAATGTCCTCAAAAAGATTCTGGGAGATTGATGTCTTTAGAGGGATAGCAATAGTTATGATGGTTATCTATCATTTAAGCTATGACCTTTACTTTCTAGGGAATTTCCAAATAAAAATTAATTCACTTTCTTGGGTTCTTTTCCAGAGGACTACAGCTTCTTTATTTCTATTGCTTGTAGGTATATCATTAACAATTAGCCATTTTAAATCAAAAGAAAAATATTCAGAAAAAGATCTCTTCTTTAGAAATCTAAAAAGAGGTGCCAAAATATTCTTTTGGGGCGCTATAATAACGCTCTTTACTTTTGTTTTTGTGAATAATGGGGTAATTCTTTTTGGAATCCTTCATCTAATCGGGATTTCTATAATAATTTCTTATCCTTTGCTTGAATACAGATACAAAAATCTTGTGTTGGGAGTTTTAGTAATATTATTGGGCACTTATTTAAGCAACTTTACATTTGACACAGCTTATCTATTATGGTTAGGATTTGAGCCCAGATCCTTTTTCTCATTTGATTATTTCCCGATACTACCTTGGTATGGCGTTGTTCTAATTGGAATATTCCTAGGCAACTCAGTATACCCTAATTCCCAAAGGAGATTTGAGATCCCTGATTTTTCAAGTAATTTACTATCTACAGCACTATCTTTCCTAGGAAGGCATTCACTTAAAATTTATCTCATTCATCAACCAGTAATAATTCTGTTGCTATACTTATGGGGATTTGCAAAACTTTCTTTTATTGGAATATAG
- a CDS encoding MFS transporter — protein sequence MVSKNPKKLLLLLGSIAFLVQGDNYAAAPLIVSISKDLNLTIPSAALSVSAYMVPFGIFTLFFGPLADRYGKAKILNIAAFCTAIFSMLCSFSFDLVSLCLLRGANGAFAAAVLPVAVSLVGDSFEDSKRQNALGAVIGMMFFGGAVSPGIGGLVSYYGSWRLLYLIYGVAELIVALIMIKSLERNPGVIESLNFIEVYKKSFSNKNLMKVVSILFFLGFAVFGSFMFSGNYIQETLKYNILIIGALLSLFGFATALGGRRAGTLRQKIGNNLLLYAGIIGAFSWGSMILWKNPILMSVSLIGFGFSFIILQSTIIQTAQQLMPNQRGTVMSLASFNMFIGGGVGTFVNGKILSSFGFIPIFINASLIIIVVGVVISHHLKHKT from the coding sequence ATGGTTTCAAAAAATCCGAAAAAATTATTATTGCTCCTAGGTAGTATTGCTTTTTTAGTCCAAGGAGACAACTACGCAGCGGCACCATTGATTGTGAGCATATCAAAAGATCTAAATTTGACAATTCCTTCTGCGGCCCTATCTGTTTCAGCTTATATGGTCCCATTTGGAATATTTACATTGTTTTTTGGACCTTTGGCAGATAGATATGGAAAGGCGAAGATATTAAATATTGCAGCTTTTTGCACCGCTATTTTCAGCATGTTATGTTCTTTCTCATTTGATTTGGTTTCACTTTGTTTACTTAGAGGGGCAAATGGTGCATTTGCTGCTGCTGTTTTACCTGTTGCAGTATCTCTTGTAGGGGATAGCTTTGAAGATTCAAAAAGGCAGAATGCTTTGGGTGCTGTAATCGGAATGATGTTTTTTGGAGGGGCTGTGTCTCCAGGTATTGGCGGACTTGTTTCATATTATGGATCGTGGAGATTATTATATCTAATATATGGTGTTGCAGAACTTATTGTCGCATTAATAATGATAAAAAGCTTGGAAAGAAATCCTGGAGTAATTGAAAGTCTTAATTTTATTGAGGTATATAAAAAATCATTCAGCAATAAAAATTTGATGAAAGTTGTAAGTATACTTTTTTTCTTAGGATTTGCAGTTTTTGGAAGCTTCATGTTCTCTGGCAATTACATCCAAGAAACGTTAAAATATAATATTCTAATAATAGGGGCTCTTTTATCCCTATTTGGATTTGCCACTGCCCTTGGAGGTAGAAGGGCTGGAACGCTAAGGCAAAAAATTGGTAACAATCTGCTTCTTTATGCAGGCATTATTGGAGCCTTCTCGTGGGGATCTATGATTTTATGGAAAAATCCAATTCTTATGTCGGTGTCTTTGATTGGATTTGGATTTTCATTTATAATCCTCCAATCTACAATAATTCAAACTGCCCAGCAATTAATGCCTAATCAGAGGGGTACTGTAATGTCACTTGCTTCTTTTAATATGTTCATAGGTGGAGGAGTTGGAACTTTTGTAAATGGGAAAATTTTGAGCTCATTCGGATTTATCCCCATATTCATAAATGCCTCACTTATTATTATTGTCGTTGGGGTAGTCATAAGTCATCATCTAAAACATAAAACTTGA
- a CDS encoding HesA/MoeB/ThiF family protein — MTELSEKEIQRYKRQLLLKDFGEQSQIILKDSTVTIFGCGGLGCPTATYLAASGIGKINLIDFQKPELSNLNRQIMHFEEDLGKKDKSTSLKEKLEKLNSDIELKSFSLEIDEKNIFKFKESDVLVDCLDNFHTRYILNEFSLKEKIPLVHAAVEAYYGQITTLIPKKTPCIKCLFPNMPNKGEIFPIIGPICGVVGSIEAMEVIKVLTGIGEILSGKLLTVDLKYMEFETINFKRKEDCTVCSKYL, encoded by the coding sequence ATAACTGAACTTTCAGAAAAGGAGATTCAAAGATATAAAAGACAATTACTTCTAAAAGATTTTGGAGAACAATCTCAGATTATTCTTAAAGATTCAACTGTTACAATATTTGGATGTGGCGGTCTTGGATGCCCTACCGCAACTTATCTTGCCGCAAGCGGTATTGGAAAAATAAATCTGATTGATTTCCAAAAACCTGAACTTTCAAATCTCAATAGACAAATAATGCATTTTGAAGAAGATTTGGGAAAAAAGGACAAATCAACTTCGCTGAAAGAAAAACTAGAAAAATTGAATAGTGACATAGAACTTAAATCCTTTTCTTTAGAGATTGATGAGAAAAATATTTTCAAGTTTAAAGAAAGCGATGTGCTAGTTGACTGCTTAGATAATTTTCATACAAGATACATTTTGAATGAATTTTCACTGAAAGAAAAAATCCCTTTAGTCCATGCTGCTGTTGAGGCGTACTATGGTCAAATTACCACACTTATTCCTAAGAAAACACCCTGCATAAAATGCTTATTCCCAAATATGCCAAATAAAGGGGAGATATTTCCAATAATTGGGCCAATTTGTGGAGTTGTAGGATCGATTGAAGCTATGGAAGTTATCAAAGTCCTTACAGGAATTGGCGAAATTTTATCTGGGAAACTGCTTACCGTTGACCTAAAATATATGGAGTTTGAAACTATCAATTTTAAGAGAAAAGAAGATTGCACGGTTTGTTCAAAATATTTGTAA
- a CDS encoding thiamine diphosphokinase: MPSNKKTLIILSESEPCNLEETFDLILASDGGYKTASKMGLDVDVLLGDFDSITIEELKEAQEKGIKTISFPTDKDKTDGELALDYAISQNSKEITILGSFKEELDHALGNLFLLFKADKIGINSRLLTQKYEIELIKYNKEYLGKKGHELSLIPVSETVEGLNIEGSKYNLKDVKVEMGQTLTLRNIIIDNKAKVYFKKGKVLSILKR, from the coding sequence ATGCCTTCAAATAAAAAAACATTGATAATACTAAGTGAATCTGAGCCTTGTAATCTAGAGGAAACGTTCGATCTCATATTAGCTTCTGATGGCGGCTATAAAACTGCAAGTAAAATGGGGCTAGATGTTGATGTGCTTCTAGGAGATTTTGATTCAATAACTATTGAAGAACTAAAGGAAGCACAAGAAAAAGGAATCAAAACTATATCATTCCCGACTGACAAGGATAAGACTGATGGAGAATTAGCTTTAGACTATGCTATTTCTCAAAATTCAAAAGAGATAACAATCCTTGGTAGTTTCAAGGAAGAACTTGATCACGCTTTAGGGAATTTATTCTTACTTTTCAAGGCCGATAAGATAGGTATTAACTCAAGACTACTTACACAGAAGTACGAAATTGAACTAATAAAATATAACAAAGAATACCTTGGGAAGAAAGGCCATGAATTATCACTTATTCCCGTATCTGAAACAGTTGAGGGGCTAAATATTGAAGGCAGTAAGTATAACCTAAAAGATGTAAAAGTTGAAATGGGTCAGACTCTAACTTTAAGAAATATAATAATTGACAATAAAGCAAAGGTATATTTTAAGAAAGGTAAAGTTTTATCTATCCTTAAAAGATAA
- the thiT gene encoding energy-coupled thiamine transporter ThiT encodes MAIAIALSTVLSFIKVFQMPQGGSITAGSMIPIIYLALRNRPKVALTGAILYGIVQFMIEPFFIHPAQFLLDYPLAFGALGIATFLKKYPFVGAGIGVAFRFLCHFLSGFIFFGMYAPEGFSPLYYSAIYNGSYLLPELIVTAIFIYILSKKKLIDAFK; translated from the coding sequence ATGGCTATTGCCATAGCGCTCTCAACAGTCCTTAGTTTTATCAAAGTTTTCCAGATGCCTCAAGGAGGATCAATAACAGCCGGCAGCATGATCCCTATAATCTATCTTGCACTAAGAAACAGACCAAAAGTTGCACTTACTGGTGCCATTCTTTATGGCATTGTTCAATTTATGATTGAGCCCTTCTTTATCCACCCTGCACAATTTCTTTTGGACTATCCTTTAGCTTTTGGTGCACTTGGGATTGCAACATTCTTGAAAAAATATCCCTTCGTCGGCGCAGGTATAGGAGTAGCTTTTAGATTCTTGTGCCACTTTCTTTCGGGATTCATATTTTTCGGCATGTATGCCCCTGAAGGCTTTAGCCCATTATATTATTCGGCAATCTATAACGGTTCTTATTTACTGCCTGAACTTATCGTGACAGCGATATTTATTTATATACTGTCCAAAAAGAAGTTAATAGATGCCTTCAAATAA
- a CDS encoding nicotinamide-nucleotide adenylyltransferase produces MRALYIGRFQPFHLGHLHVVKLILNSSKEVIIAIGSSQVSHTIQNPFTAGERFLMIKKTLETEGVDLRRVHILPVPDIYRNALWVKHVETITPTFDVVYANEPVTVRLFKESSYDVRGPEFYKRTSYSGEEIRNRILKDQDWESLVPKATAEVIKDIDGVARLLEIIKSDKKETSYQEMANSI; encoded by the coding sequence ATGAGGGCACTATACATAGGTAGGTTTCAACCTTTCCACCTTGGGCATCTTCATGTTGTAAAGCTTATATTAAATTCATCTAAAGAGGTAATAATAGCTATAGGGAGCTCCCAAGTTTCCCATACAATACAAAATCCTTTTACTGCAGGTGAAAGATTTCTCATGATTAAAAAGACACTGGAAACTGAAGGTGTTGATCTCAGACGTGTCCACATATTACCAGTTCCTGACATTTATAGAAATGCCTTGTGGGTAAAGCATGTTGAAACTATTACCCCGACTTTTGATGTGGTATATGCAAATGAACCTGTAACCGTGAGATTATTTAAAGAATCATCTTATGATGTAAGGGGGCCAGAATTCTATAAAAGAACATCCTACTCCGGAGAAGAGATAAGGAATAGAATCCTAAAAGATCAAGATTGGGAGAGTCTAGTGCCAAAGGCCACAGCCGAAGTAATAAAGGATATTGATGGTGTTGCTAGGCTTTTAGAAATAATAAAATCCGACAAAAAGGAAACTTCTTACCAAGAGATGGCAAACTCAATCTGA
- a CDS encoding prefoldin subunit beta, which produces MPENIQQELMQFQQLQSQYQIIVSQLQSLKLEMNETEVALNELSKTENPVVYKSIGSILIKSEKADMLDDLNKKKESIGIRITTIEKQEDRVKKKLEEMQKNLQKALGGQPTSG; this is translated from the coding sequence ATTCCGGAAAATATACAACAGGAACTAATGCAATTCCAACAGTTGCAGAGTCAGTACCAGATAATAGTTAGCCAATTACAATCTTTGAAATTGGAAATGAACGAGACAGAGGTAGCATTGAATGAACTTTCAAAGACCGAAAATCCAGTTGTTTACAAGAGTATTGGTAGCATTCTAATTAAATCTGAAAAAGCAGATATGTTGGATGATCTTAACAAAAAGAAGGAGTCCATCGGTATCCGGATTACTACTATCGAGAAACAAGAAGATAGAGTGAAGAAGAAGCTTGAAGAGATGCAGAAGAATCTTCAGAAGGCTTTAGGTGGACAACCTACATCAGGCTAA
- a CDS encoding bifunctional oligoribonuclease/PAP phosphatase NrnA — MLSNVEYTRLMEILLRQDQYIILLHQNADPDAIGSAIALKELLKSQGKNIMIGTETLNNLSKNLLSSLGEFIVTSPTDHKNLIILDTSTPVQLGIFESMVEKAEVVISIDHHETFETSKFKGTKYTYFINKERTSTAEIIFDIMLKMREEGLLDKENTNCDKIIRGILTGIVTDTGHLRFSDVNTLKTLIHIFKRGYHISDVDELLRVEDDISKKIAILKAHQRMKLYSVSDFIVATSNVSSCEALAAKAILSTGADVAFVGADNGNEVRISGRAKKVVIDRGINLAKIMSQVAPIIGGEGGGHKGAAGANGKSNMEEGLKKCVEFFVQDLGGQGNGESLEYTEEAEVQDCWGT; from the coding sequence ATGTTAAGTAATGTAGAGTATACTAGATTAATGGAAATTTTATTGCGGCAAGACCAATATATAATACTTCTTCATCAAAATGCGGACCCCGATGCAATAGGGAGTGCAATCGCTTTAAAGGAGCTTTTGAAGTCCCAAGGTAAAAATATAATGATTGGAACAGAGACTTTAAACAATTTGTCAAAAAACTTGCTATCAAGCCTTGGCGAGTTTATTGTCACTTCTCCTACAGACCATAAAAACTTGATAATCCTTGACACTTCTACGCCAGTTCAACTTGGGATTTTTGAGAGCATGGTCGAAAAAGCAGAAGTCGTGATATCAATTGACCACCACGAAACATTTGAAACGAGTAAATTCAAGGGGACTAAATATACATATTTTATTAACAAGGAAAGGACTTCCACAGCAGAAATTATATTCGATATAATGCTTAAGATGAGAGAAGAAGGTTTGCTGGATAAAGAAAATACAAATTGTGACAAAATAATTCGAGGCATACTTACTGGGATAGTGACAGATACTGGACATCTAAGATTTTCAGATGTTAATACTTTGAAGACTTTAATTCATATTTTTAAAAGAGGGTACCATATATCCGATGTCGATGAGCTCTTGAGAGTTGAGGACGATATTTCAAAGAAAATAGCTATCCTTAAAGCACATCAAAGAATGAAACTTTATAGCGTTTCTGATTTTATTGTTGCAACTTCTAACGTATCAAGCTGTGAAGCACTTGCAGCAAAGGCAATTCTTTCAACAGGTGCTGACGTAGCTTTTGTTGGAGCGGATAATGGAAATGAAGTTAGAATAAGCGGAAGAGCAAAAAAAGTGGTCATTGATCGAGGTATTAATCTTGCAAAGATAATGTCTCAAGTTGCTCCAATAATTGGCGGTGAAGGTGGCGGCCATAAAGGCGCTGCCGGGGCCAATGGTAAATCTAACATGGAAGAAGGATTAAAGAAATGCGTGGAATTCTTTGTTCAGGACCTTGGAGGCCAGGGCAATGGAGAAAGTTTGGAGTATACTGAAGAGGCAGAAGTACAGGATTGTTGGGGCACATAG
- a CDS encoding 4-demethylwyosine synthase TYW1, producing MEKVWSILKRQKYRIVGAHSAVKICHWTKQSLTEGRVCYKQRFYGIESHRCLQMTPSVAWCTHKCLFCWRPVEYNEDAPAKYDDPEEIIEGCIEAQRELLSGYHGFLEKVDINKLKEAENPTNVAISLAGEPTLYPDLSGLIEGFRKRNFSTFLVTNGTTPEVLSSMSAYPDNLYITLPASTKDTYEHVCNPQISNGWEKLNESLELLPKIKTKRRILRLTLVKDFNMGDIGKYSKLIEKANPDFIEAKAYMYVGYSRKRLEVGNMPTFEDILEFCKKLEEESGYRAIDSASDSRVVLLSRD from the coding sequence ATGGAGAAAGTTTGGAGTATACTGAAGAGGCAGAAGTACAGGATTGTTGGGGCACATAGTGCAGTAAAAATCTGTCACTGGACAAAACAAAGTTTAACCGAAGGTAGAGTTTGTTACAAACAAAGATTCTATGGGATTGAAAGCCATAGATGCCTTCAGATGACTCCTTCTGTTGCATGGTGCACACACAAGTGTTTATTTTGTTGGCGTCCTGTTGAATACAATGAAGATGCACCTGCGAAATATGATGATCCTGAGGAAATAATTGAAGGATGCATAGAGGCCCAAAGAGAGCTACTCTCAGGTTACCACGGATTTCTAGAGAAAGTTGACATAAATAAATTGAAGGAAGCAGAGAATCCTACAAACGTTGCAATTTCTTTGGCCGGTGAACCAACACTTTATCCAGACCTATCTGGATTAATTGAGGGATTTAGAAAAAGGAACTTCTCAACATTTCTCGTGACTAACGGAACAACACCTGAAGTATTGTCTTCAATGAGCGCCTACCCAGATAACCTTTACATAACTCTTCCAGCATCTACAAAAGATACTTATGAACACGTATGTAATCCACAGATAAGTAATGGTTGGGAAAAATTGAACGAGTCTTTAGAGCTTTTACCAAAGATTAAGACAAAAAGAAGGATCCTAAGATTAACGCTCGTTAAGGATTTTAATATGGGCGACATAGGTAAATACTCTAAATTAATTGAGAAGGCAAATCCCGACTTCATAGAAGCCAAAGCTTACATGTACGTGGGGTATTCCAGAAAAAGGCTTGAAGTAGGAAACATGCCCACATTTGAAGATATTCTTGAATTTTGTAAGAAGTTGGAAGAAGAATCCGGGTATAGGGCAATTGATTCAGCTTCTGACTCAAGAGTTGTTTTATTATCAAGAGACTGA
- a CDS encoding O-phosphoserine--tRNA ligase, whose translation MGKPHVLEETISMLRNIYLDLGFDEVFNPLFITDDDMYKQWGSETPAILDRVYYLAGLPRPNVGLSKEVKDKISQFVELDERRSRNLERTLQDYKRGTIEGDDFVEAISKGLGIEFEDAEKVLDLFKEFKDLIPVPTNLTLRSHMTSGWFITLQALAGRSELPLKLFSIDRCFRREQREDQTHLRSHFSASCVVMDKEITPELGKEIVTNFTERLGFDKVKFKVKKRSASYYEAGTEHEAFIKLGDWIEIADFGLYSKEVLKKYKIPYDVLNIGQGAERISMIRSGVTDIRELIYPQFYKIDFSDQDIAKSIEFVEDIKTPEGEKLLKALLETARQNKDAPSPCEFSSYKGDFLGRKIEVKIVEPEDNTKLIGPAGFNQIYVFEKAMVGILPESQDENSLNMIKNGVDTKVSYLEAFFRKVVSKIELTKEQGEYEERIPIVRSISDINISLPTYIHQYLRGKGRIDIRGPVFTTVKWKIL comes from the coding sequence ATGGGTAAGCCACACGTTTTAGAAGAAACAATTTCAATGCTTAGAAATATTTATCTTGATCTTGGATTTGATGAAGTTTTCAATCCTCTATTCATAACTGATGATGATATGTATAAACAGTGGGGTTCTGAAACTCCCGCTATATTAGATAGGGTATATTATCTTGCAGGGCTTCCAAGGCCAAATGTTGGTCTTTCAAAGGAAGTCAAGGATAAAATATCCCAGTTTGTAGAGCTTGATGAGAGACGAAGTAGAAACCTTGAAAGAACTCTTCAAGACTACAAGAGGGGAACAATAGAAGGTGACGATTTCGTTGAAGCAATTTCAAAAGGCCTTGGAATCGAGTTTGAAGATGCTGAAAAAGTATTAGATCTTTTTAAAGAATTCAAGGACTTAATTCCAGTTCCTACAAATCTTACCTTAAGGTCTCACATGACCTCTGGATGGTTTATTACTTTACAAGCTCTTGCAGGCAGAAGTGAGTTGCCTTTGAAATTATTTTCAATTGATAGGTGTTTTAGACGTGAGCAGAGAGAAGATCAGACTCACCTTAGAAGCCATTTTTCTGCTTCATGTGTCGTCATGGACAAAGAAATAACTCCTGAACTCGGTAAAGAGATAGTCACAAATTTTACTGAAAGACTTGGATTTGACAAAGTAAAATTCAAAGTTAAAAAAAGAAGTGCTAGCTACTATGAAGCCGGAACTGAACATGAAGCATTTATTAAACTTGGAGATTGGATTGAGATAGCGGATTTTGGACTTTATTCCAAGGAAGTTTTGAAGAAATACAAAATTCCTTATGATGTCTTAAACATTGGCCAGGGAGCTGAGAGAATATCCATGATTAGAAGTGGGGTAACAGATATTCGTGAATTAATATACCCACAGTTTTACAAAATTGATTTCTCTGACCAGGACATTGCAAAGTCTATAGAGTTTGTTGAAGATATCAAGACCCCTGAAGGGGAAAAGCTATTGAAGGCTTTACTAGAAACTGCAAGGCAAAACAAAGATGCGCCTTCGCCATGTGAATTTTCTTCTTATAAGGGAGATTTTTTAGGCAGGAAAATAGAGGTAAAGATTGTGGAGCCTGAAGATAATACAAAACTAATCGGGCCTGCGGGATTTAATCAAATCTATGTTTTTGAAAAAGCTATGGTTGGGATACTTCCTGAGTCTCAGGATGAAAACTCACTAAATATGATAAAAAATGGTGTGGACACCAAAGTTTCTTACCTTGAGGCTTTCTTTAGAAAGGTTGTTTCAAAAATTGAATTAACAAAAGAACAAGGAGAATACGAGGAAAGAATTCCTATTGTTAGAAGTATTTCTGATATCAATATATCTTTACCAACATATATACACCAATACCTTAGGGGTAAAGGTAGAATAGATATCAGGGGGCCAGTCTTTACAACTGTAAAGTGGAAAATACTATAA
- the trxA gene encoding thioredoxin → MGKNTVELTDANFDQEVIKSTKPVIVDFWATWCGPCQMIAPIIEEVAGEHPEWKIGKLDVDKSISVAQRYGIRSIPTIAIFRDGKVFDTIIGFVPKEELIKRIQRNI, encoded by the coding sequence ATGGGAAAGAACACTGTTGAGCTAACAGATGCAAATTTTGACCAAGAAGTAATTAAGTCTACTAAACCGGTCATAGTTGATTTTTGGGCAACTTGGTGCGGTCCATGTCAAATGATTGCCCCTATTATTGAAGAAGTTGCAGGGGAACACCCAGAATGGAAAATTGGTAAACTCGATGTTGATAAAAGTATTTCAGTAGCTCAGAGATATGGAATTAGAAGTATACCTACAATTGCAATATTCAGGGATGGAAAAGTATTTGACACGATAATTGGGTTCGTGCCTAAAGAAGAACTCATAAAAAGAATACAGAGAAACATTTAA
- a CDS encoding radical SAM protein, producing the protein MKGKNICYPSKDSFPSISITGDECHFSCTHCNRKYLKFMLHVTQDDLYQKSIELEKRGAKGLLISGGLDESGKVPIDYSILKKIKNDTNLIINLHSGLLKRNDAKKIVESGIDAVSVDFVGSDNTIKNILKMPFKVSDYEDTLRFLIEEGVNFIPHICVGLDLGTIVGEYNAIQILKKYPIKSLTLLVLIKNELEKTGSINYDVHAIKDFFIYTRKSFPDAKLSLGCMRPRIKELDETAILFDNIVNPSKNMIKLIKNEYNIVVKDICCSVC; encoded by the coding sequence ATGAAAGGTAAGAATATTTGCTATCCCTCTAAAGATTCTTTCCCCAGCATTTCAATAACTGGAGACGAATGTCATTTTTCTTGTACACACTGTAATCGAAAATATTTGAAGTTCATGTTACATGTTACCCAAGACGACCTATACCAAAAGTCAATTGAACTTGAAAAAAGAGGTGCAAAAGGGTTACTGATTAGTGGAGGATTAGATGAAAGTGGAAAAGTTCCAATTGACTATTCTATTCTTAAGAAAATAAAAAATGATACCAATCTTATTATTAATCTCCATTCTGGTTTATTAAAAAGAAATGACGCTAAGAAGATAGTGGAAAGTGGAATTGATGCAGTATCTGTAGATTTTGTGGGGAGTGACAATACAATAAAAAATATACTAAAGATGCCCTTCAAAGTTTCTGATTATGAAGACACTCTAAGATTTTTAATAGAAGAAGGGGTCAATTTTATCCCCCATATATGTGTTGGCCTTGATCTTGGAACGATAGTGGGGGAGTATAACGCAATTCAAATATTAAAGAAATATCCAATAAAATCGTTGACACTTCTTGTTCTCATTAAAAATGAACTTGAAAAAACAGGAAGTATCAATTATGATGTCCATGCAATAAAAGATTTTTTTATTTATACAAGAAAATCATTTCCTGATGCAAAATTATCTCTAGGCTGTATGCGCCCTAGGATAAAAGAACTCGATGAAACTGCAATCCTATTTGACAATATTGTGAATCCATCTAAAAACATGATTAAACTTATAAAAAATGAATATAATATAGTTGTAAAGGATATATGTTGTTCTGTTTGTTAG